One stretch of Leptospira mtsangambouensis DNA includes these proteins:
- a CDS encoding LIC11274 family protein, which produces MNGSAMKQSLLILMTSLLMQAPVFAESVSSKSYHKRIELLTYLRELEPIVKNFRGEDPEGKPTELNAPEGKEGFRMKKYNEAKRIYQEGLQYHFEGNFPSAYQRFLECQLGIEKMTEELSQLYILRAEEMMKTAMERKNPNNPMDKALLDISIEYGKGSYFRQDVMDIPREAPYSRRMYDPKEAHYSYNKYDIEKNLELGYKHLGLAKEARANALKVEKNLEKHQKLQPSHRKYRIDLYFGAINLARDSKANAINIYKLKYPYDNYYLNNAQAKSEPSKDDNGATVEGQPVKVDGVTYDFSKNPYVKFDHRIQAMFDVRVPEDYRVDHADVRGRVYDLDSNNMVFMKYDQERKKALNVPTKPAAGATANPQQ; this is translated from the coding sequence ATGAACGGCAGCGCAATGAAACAATCCCTTCTTATTCTCATGACGAGTCTTTTGATGCAGGCACCTGTGTTTGCAGAATCAGTCTCTAGTAAATCATACCACAAACGCATTGAACTTTTGACTTACCTACGTGAGTTAGAGCCAATTGTAAAAAATTTCCGTGGAGAAGATCCAGAAGGAAAACCGACGGAACTCAACGCTCCGGAAGGGAAAGAAGGTTTCCGTATGAAAAAATACAACGAAGCCAAACGGATTTACCAAGAAGGTTTACAATACCACTTCGAAGGAAATTTTCCTTCGGCTTACCAACGTTTTCTCGAATGCCAATTGGGTATCGAAAAAATGACGGAAGAACTTTCTCAACTCTACATCTTACGTGCAGAAGAAATGATGAAAACTGCCATGGAAAGAAAAAATCCAAACAATCCAATGGATAAAGCCCTTCTTGATATTTCCATTGAATACGGAAAAGGTTCTTACTTCCGCCAGGACGTGATGGACATTCCAAGAGAAGCACCATATTCACGCCGTATGTATGATCCAAAAGAAGCTCACTACAGTTATAATAAATATGACATCGAGAAAAACTTGGAATTAGGTTACAAACATTTAGGTCTTGCCAAAGAAGCAAGAGCGAATGCGCTGAAAGTAGAAAAGAATTTGGAGAAACACCAAAAACTCCAACCTTCTCACAGAAAGTATCGTATTGATTTATACTTTGGTGCGATCAACCTTGCTCGTGATTCCAAAGCAAATGCAATTAACATCTATAAGTTGAAATATCCATATGACAACTATTACCTGAACAATGCCCAAGCTAAATCAGAGCCATCAAAAGATGATAATGGTGCAACAGTGGAAGGCCAACCAGTTAAGGTTGATGGTGTGACATATGATTTTTCAAAAAACCCTTATGTCAAATTTGATCATAGAATCCAAGCAATGTTTGACGTTCGTGTTCCAGAAGATTACCGTGTGGACCATGCTGATGTAAGAGGTCGTGTATACGATTTGGACTCCAACAATATGGTGTTCATGAAGTATGACCAAGAACGTAAAAAAGCATTAAATGTCCCAACAAAACCTGCTGCTGGAGCCACTGCCAATCCGCAACAATAA
- a CDS encoding lysophospholipid acyltransferase family protein, with amino-acid sequence MKVYLRITLLVFGKASPYLIRGIYRSVTGNKEARIKEFLEGTKIWAEDVLKITKTKLIVFNQIDVPQKGNMIFLNHVNEMDFPYDCYVIRKPFLANQVIKKAWFAYWWMVAMGSQVFDNSKAMSVAVSVKNLIEGLKTTSYIVYPEGKNTYSEEILPLKKGMVKIAFDQKIPVFVALKSGVTTYQNYQKGNVVGYLGLGSHDPTDFSSWEEFQTYLYNLMHTKKLELDAMTEAERTKLS; translated from the coding sequence ATGAAGGTATACTTAAGAATCACCCTTCTTGTTTTTGGTAAAGCAAGCCCTTATTTGATCAGAGGGATCTATCGTTCAGTCACAGGAAATAAAGAAGCACGAATCAAAGAGTTTTTGGAAGGAACCAAAATTTGGGCAGAGGATGTCCTAAAGATTACAAAAACCAAACTCATCGTATTTAATCAAATCGACGTTCCACAAAAAGGAAATATGATTTTTTTAAATCATGTCAATGAGATGGATTTCCCTTACGACTGTTATGTGATCCGTAAACCATTTTTAGCAAATCAGGTCATCAAAAAAGCATGGTTTGCCTATTGGTGGATGGTGGCGATGGGATCCCAAGTGTTTGATAATTCAAAGGCAATGTCTGTTGCCGTTTCTGTAAAAAACTTAATCGAAGGTTTAAAAACCACTTCATACATCGTTTACCCAGAAGGAAAAAATACATATTCAGAAGAAATCCTTCCTTTAAAGAAGGGAATGGTGAAGATTGCCTTTGACCAAAAAATTCCTGTTTTTGTGGCTTTAAAATCAGGAGTCACTACCTACCAAAATTATCAAAAGGGAAATGTAGTTGGTTATTTGGGCCTCGGTTCCCATGATCCAACGGATTTTTCTTCTTGGGAAGAATTTCAAACATATTTATACAATTTGATGCATACCAAAAAACTTGAGTTAGACGCCATGACAGAGGCAGAAAGAACCAAACTCAGTTAA
- a CDS encoding DUF2225 domain-containing protein, which yields MSLAAAQSKKVSFRAKESTVCPICDENHQKEQMFQGGGRLIAGKLAQDLRRLYEKNKKFGRVSPLDYVMTVCPRCLYSSFPKDWNALNPADNEAIRMATDSRRSYIEKILGPLDFTGDRQIVLGAASYLLGMDCYQLRGASVAPTPKKAVCAIRAAWFFSDLHDEFPHIGYDKIRDLLYQKAAVIYGYTLELMQNGNEPVDQAAGMLGPDTDNNWGFDGVIYLNAFLTKKFKDQMAPKPEDQVLLLSRAKRTLARLYGSGKASKGKPGPIVEMTRELYDEYNTILEAMGGEK from the coding sequence ATGTCCCTAGCCGCTGCCCAGTCCAAAAAAGTATCTTTTCGCGCCAAAGAGTCCACAGTCTGCCCGATTTGTGATGAAAATCACCAAAAGGAACAAATGTTTCAGGGTGGTGGCCGACTCATCGCCGGGAAGTTGGCTCAAGATTTACGTCGTTTATACGAAAAAAATAAAAAATTTGGTCGTGTGAGTCCTCTGGATTATGTCATGACCGTCTGTCCTCGTTGTCTGTATTCTTCCTTTCCCAAAGATTGGAATGCTCTGAACCCTGCTGACAACGAAGCCATTCGAATGGCTACCGATTCTCGTAGAAGTTATATAGAAAAAATCCTCGGACCACTTGATTTTACTGGGGACCGCCAAATTGTGTTAGGTGCTGCTTCCTATTTACTTGGGATGGACTGTTACCAACTTCGTGGTGCCAGTGTGGCCCCTACTCCCAAAAAAGCAGTTTGTGCCATTCGTGCTGCTTGGTTTTTTTCAGACCTACATGACGAGTTTCCTCATATTGGATATGATAAAATTAGAGACTTACTCTACCAAAAAGCAGCGGTGATCTATGGTTATACTTTAGAACTCATGCAAAATGGAAACGAACCAGTGGACCAAGCTGCAGGAATGCTAGGTCCAGATACAGATAACAACTGGGGATTTGATGGAGTGATCTATCTCAATGCATTCTTAACAAAAAAATTCAAAGACCAAATGGCTCCAAAACCAGAGGACCAAGTTTTGTTATTGTCTCGGGCCAAACGAACACTTGCAAGATTGTATGGTTCAGGAAAGGCTTCCAAAGGAAAACCTGGCCCTATAGTGGAAATGACTCGCGAGTTGTATGATGAATACAATACCATCTTAGAAGCAATGGGAGGCGAGAAGTAA
- the truA gene encoding tRNA pseudouridine(38-40) synthase TruA — MPNYALLVEFDGTHFYGWQKQKNLPTVQAAIESALSIILNKNPASRLSVAGRTDTGVHGLGMVCNFKTEFPIPNFHKLLVSINALTPKAVSVKNVIEVPAEFHSRFSCTGREYIYKIYYSKFESSFVEGRAFWVKHHVDWDLVENQLTNLVGEKDFRSLTKAKSMAGKRAVREIFDIRLERLTPDWIQIRIRANGFMHNMVRITVGTLLDIGKGRWKSRSIGSILEEKNRSTAGMTLPPDGLYFVRAYYEDYPEIHELYQIALP, encoded by the coding sequence TTGCCCAACTACGCTCTTCTCGTCGAATTCGACGGCACTCACTTCTACGGTTGGCAGAAACAAAAAAATTTACCGACAGTCCAGGCTGCCATTGAATCAGCCCTTTCCATTATTTTAAATAAAAATCCCGCATCACGATTGTCAGTCGCCGGTAGAACCGATACAGGAGTTCACGGGCTTGGCATGGTGTGTAATTTTAAAACAGAATTTCCTATTCCCAACTTTCATAAACTACTCGTATCCATCAATGCCCTCACCCCCAAAGCAGTTTCAGTCAAAAATGTAATCGAGGTGCCAGCAGAATTTCATTCTCGGTTCAGTTGTACAGGAAGAGAATACATCTACAAAATTTATTATAGTAAATTTGAAAGTAGTTTTGTAGAAGGTAGAGCCTTCTGGGTCAAACACCATGTTGATTGGGATTTGGTAGAAAACCAACTCACAAACCTTGTGGGAGAAAAAGACTTTCGGTCCCTAACCAAAGCGAAGTCGATGGCGGGCAAACGGGCAGTTAGAGAAATCTTTGACATTCGTTTGGAACGATTGACACCGGATTGGATCCAAATCAGAATCCGGGCAAACGGATTTATGCACAATATGGTTCGTATTACTGTAGGAACTTTACTAGACATTGGGAAGGGACGTTGGAAATCTAGATCCATCGGCTCTATTTTGGAAGAGAAGAACCGTTCGACGGCAGGAATGACACTCCCGCCGGATGGACTCTATTTCGTCCGTGCATATTACGAAGATTATCCGGAAATTCATGAATTGTATCAAATCGCTCTTCCTTAG
- a CDS encoding LTA synthase family protein gives MVKLFPSLRFSDRIFLTYLSFAFLTLFLHRILFFVVYSYRLDEFPYLVLLKAFLIGFRFDWVTISILLVGFYLLSLWDNASRFKPYRQFWIITPLVLYPFCLVHLFADLLYFENANKHIGYEAIVFLGDLDVLVSSAIEEAPIKILLFLLCIGLYIFGIRFWFSKLKISEKQNQKESFRSKSFKAILWILFFFIGLRGGPQESPLRASEAIISDDSFINQLALNGIYTTINDFKSQSIPKHLKMSDVDMLKVVKEEISYDGATFINDPEFPLVRKIEGIPGRKPINVVLVIQESWTGKYVWPISDGIWLGKEITPFYNSLAKKGHSFRKFYANGGRTSNALLSVLTSVPDRPGLTAIRTPQILSHFSAIGNIFSGFGYQTSFITGDDLKFDSLATILPHFGFQTLIGKEDFRKSGKYNIGAWGYDDEHLYTKAIEEMDLYQKDNKHFLMTILTMTTHYPYKVPNSKYEIYDSSVTDFDYLNTYHYSDSALETFMKEVQKRKYYEDTVFVFVGDHTHHRYLSYYEDRMVPFLLFSPKYIKPKLDERISSQLDVLPTVLGVVGKETYFAGFGKDMRASNVKSGSTYFAYGSACGWIDEEKILYQSVDGDTQFIFQMIPPYGEDPACNPNRKNCFRQTIKARAFFNLSLELMNRNSVFPLEGSLRYTRK, from the coding sequence ATTGTGAAACTCTTCCCTTCTCTCAGATTTTCGGATCGAATTTTCCTGACTTATCTTTCCTTTGCATTTTTAACTCTCTTTCTCCATCGGATTCTATTTTTTGTAGTTTATTCATATCGATTAGATGAGTTTCCCTATTTGGTTTTACTCAAAGCATTTTTGATTGGGTTTCGATTTGATTGGGTTACCATTTCGATTTTGTTAGTTGGATTTTATCTTCTATCTCTTTGGGACAATGCCTCTAGATTCAAACCTTATCGGCAGTTTTGGATCATCACCCCTCTTGTGTTGTATCCATTTTGTTTGGTCCATTTATTTGCCGATTTATTATATTTTGAAAATGCAAACAAACATATTGGATATGAAGCCATTGTATTTTTAGGTGATTTGGATGTTTTAGTCTCTTCTGCCATTGAAGAAGCTCCTATCAAAATCCTTTTGTTTTTGCTTTGTATCGGTTTGTATATTTTTGGAATTCGGTTTTGGTTTTCCAAACTCAAAATCTCTGAAAAACAAAATCAAAAAGAATCTTTTCGATCCAAATCTTTTAAGGCCATTCTCTGGATCCTTTTTTTCTTCATTGGACTTCGTGGCGGCCCTCAAGAATCTCCGTTACGTGCGAGTGAAGCCATTATCTCTGATGATTCGTTCATCAATCAACTTGCGTTAAACGGAATATATACAACCATTAACGATTTCAAAAGCCAATCCATCCCTAAACATCTTAAAATGTCTGATGTAGATATGTTGAAAGTGGTTAAGGAAGAAATTTCTTATGACGGTGCTACTTTTATAAATGATCCCGAATTTCCACTGGTTCGAAAGATCGAAGGAATTCCTGGAAGAAAACCGATCAATGTTGTGTTAGTCATCCAAGAATCTTGGACGGGAAAATATGTTTGGCCAATCTCTGATGGGATTTGGTTAGGAAAAGAAATAACACCATTTTACAACAGTTTGGCGAAAAAAGGACATAGTTTCCGAAAATTTTATGCCAATGGGGGAAGGACTAGTAATGCTTTACTTTCTGTCCTAACTAGTGTTCCCGACAGGCCTGGCCTTACAGCCATCCGCACTCCACAAATCCTTAGCCATTTTTCGGCCATTGGAAATATCTTTTCTGGTTTTGGATATCAAACCAGTTTCATTACTGGTGATGATTTAAAATTCGATAGTTTGGCGACTATTTTACCCCACTTTGGGTTTCAGACTTTGATTGGAAAAGAAGACTTTCGAAAGTCAGGAAAGTATAATATCGGAGCATGGGGTTATGACGATGAACACCTTTATACAAAAGCCATTGAAGAAATGGATCTTTATCAAAAAGATAACAAACATTTTTTAATGACCATTCTCACCATGACGACACATTATCCGTATAAGGTGCCAAATTCAAAATATGAAATTTATGATTCTTCTGTCACAGATTTTGATTATCTGAATACCTATCATTATTCCGATTCTGCATTGGAAACATTTATGAAAGAAGTTCAAAAACGAAAATACTATGAAGACACAGTTTTTGTATTTGTAGGAGATCACACCCATCACAGGTATTTATCTTATTATGAAGATAGAATGGTTCCCTTTCTATTATTTTCTCCAAAATACATCAAACCAAAGTTAGATGAAAGAATATCATCACAATTGGATGTCCTACCTACAGTTTTGGGAGTGGTCGGAAAAGAAACATACTTTGCTGGTTTTGGAAAAGATATGCGTGCATCAAATGTAAAATCAGGTAGCACTTATTTTGCTTACGGTAGTGCCTGTGGTTGGATTGATGAAGAAAAAATACTCTACCAAAGTGTGGATGGGGACACTCAGTTTATTTTTCAAATGATTCCACCTTATGGGGAAGATCCTGCCTGTAACCCTAATCGCAAAAACTGCTTTCGCCAAACGATTAAGGCACGGGCATTCTTTAATTTGTCCTTGGAGCTTATGAACCGTAACTCCGTTTTTCCTTTGGAAGGTTCTTTAAGGTACACCAGGAAATGA